The Lentimicrobiaceae bacterium genome includes a window with the following:
- a CDS encoding cadherin-like beta sandwich domain-containing protein, protein MGNIALNRPTTANHTILPYAASRAVDGNLSPSNRWLSDQIPATLIVDTQAQNLVNRWVVKHPSIITSPNNGWNNSNYANIDYKLQGSNDNANWADLDVVTNNSNSITDRTFAPVAYRYYRVYISKGLRINTQTTSIMEFELYQAYNAQLTNLVISAGTLTPVFNPATLNYSATVNPDVASINVTPTALSPAAVIKVNNVQVTSGSAVPIALAFGSNTITVNVTDGSVTQNYVITVTRIGSCLSSLTVQTEAGVNIPLTPTFASGTQAYTASVINTIGKVTFTPTAQKSTATITIKGETVQSGVVSKAFDIAVGSNAIPIVVTADGVSYTYTITITRASADANLLLDHVVFNYSGRGITPGSVTVTMIDTQTEYSVTVLTGSTAVTVSPTARDASVTIKVNNVQIPSGGTSGSIPLNSSGTTAVTIVTSSPGGSTSKTYTFTISKGTI, encoded by the coding sequence CCGGCAACACTAATAGTGGACACGCAAGCCCAAAACCTTGTGAACCGTTGGGTAGTGAAACATCCTTCGATTATTACCTCGCCAAACAACGGGTGGAACAATTCAAATTATGCCAATATTGATTATAAACTGCAAGGTAGTAACGACAATGCAAACTGGGCCGATCTTGATGTGGTAACTAATAATTCGAACAGTATCACCGACCGTACTTTCGCACCGGTTGCCTACCGCTACTACCGGGTTTACATTAGTAAAGGTTTGCGCATAAACACTCAAACCACATCCATAATGGAGTTCGAACTGTATCAGGCTTACAACGCCCAACTGACCAATCTGGTCATTAGCGCCGGTACGTTAACTCCGGTATTTAATCCAGCAACTCTTAACTACTCAGCTACGGTAAATCCCGATGTGGCATCAATCAACGTAACGCCCACGGCACTATCGCCCGCAGCGGTGATCAAAGTAAACAACGTGCAGGTGACCAGCGGTAGCGCAGTCCCGATAGCGTTGGCTTTTGGCAGCAATACCATTACCGTGAATGTAACCGATGGTTCCGTTACCCAGAATTATGTGATCACGGTAACCCGTATTGGAAGTTGCTTAAGTTCGTTGACAGTACAAACCGAAGCAGGAGTAAATATTCCGCTTACTCCCACATTTGCAAGCGGAACGCAAGCCTATACCGCATCGGTAATCAATACCATTGGAAAAGTAACCTTTACACCTACCGCACAAAAAAGCACGGCTACCATTACCATAAAAGGAGAAACAGTTCAAAGTGGAGTAGTGTCGAAAGCTTTCGATATTGCAGTTGGCAGCAATGCAATCCCAATTGTGGTAACTGCCGATGGAGTAAGTTATACGTACACGATAACCATTACAAGAGCCAGTGCCGATGCAAATTTACTGCTCGATCATGTAGTGTTTAACTATTCAGGGCGTGGCATCACCCCAGGCAGTGTAACTGTAACAATGATCGATACTCAAACCGAATATTCGGTTACCGTACTAACAGGTTCAACAGCAGTAACGGTTTCGCCAACAGCTCGCGATGCCTCTGTAACTATAAAGGTGAACAATGTGCAGATACCATCGGGTGGAACATCGGGTTCAATACCATTGAATTCCTCGGGAACTACAGCAGTAACAATTGTTACAAGTTCACCTGGTGGATCAACGTCGAAAACCTATACGTTTACTATTTCAAAAGGAACTATTTAA